One genomic window of Luteitalea pratensis includes the following:
- a CDS encoding amidohydrolase family protein, with amino-acid sequence MRPRTRQIRRRPLTVRQALLAYTSGSAAAELREHDKGTLESGKLADVAVLSQDIFSVVPSALADTKSLLTVVRGRIVHDQLAAPSLP; translated from the coding sequence TTGCGACCACGAACCCGACAAATCCGTCGCAGGCCGTTGACGGTCCGTCAGGCCCTCCTGGCGTACACGTCAGGCTCGGCGGCGGCAGAACTACGCGAGCATGACAAAGGGACGCTCGAATCCGGGAAGTTGGCTGACGTGGCCGTATTGTCGCAGGACATCTTTTCTGTGGTTCCATCAGCACTTGCCGATACCAAGAGCCTGCTGACGGTGGTCCGCGGACGCATTGTCCATGACCAGCTCGCAGCGCCGTCGCTGCCGTGA
- a CDS encoding protein kinase domain-containing protein, which produces MKELFASARAMPVSDRQAYLAAACAGDEVLRQEVESLLASDQRAKSFLESPAVVRGDGTPHPAQSMIEGRRLGAYQVQALLGAGGMGEVYRARDTRLQRNVALKLLPHAFTSDPERLSRFEGEARMLAALNHPNIGAIYGFEEADGLRFLVLELVDGQTLADTLADVSHQHAGRGLPIRDALSIAGQIAVALDVAHEKGIIHRDLKPANITITPEGVAKVLDFGLAKSTDVASTPDLAQSQTMPANHTGAGAVMGTPGYMSPEQARGQVVDKRTDVWAFGCVLYEMLTGCAPFKGGSVSDTIAAVLESEPEWDALPQETPPSVRLLLQRCLDKDANRRLGDLGDVHFDIDDLRGDATTRRRQSSRTRRAFSAALVTSVLIAGGAASVYWVKPTVAVTTPAEYIQLTNFSDSATAPSLSPDGRMVTFKRGGDSFLGPGQIFVKRLPNGESVQLTTSPGQKYGPVFTPDGTRVAYTNKVSGEWDTWTVPVLGGQPVRLLPNASGLTWIADHLVLFSEIKAGLHMGIVTATDSRAARREIYIQPDEHAMAHYSYLSPDRRSVLVVEMTGVHAFTQPCRLVPFDGHSAGRPVGPHGTCLSAAWSPDGRWMYLAAVVGGTSHLWRQRFPDGAPEQITFGPLEEEGGAVAPDGRSLVTSIGMRRSAVWIHDRAGERAIVSDGYASAPRLSRDGTRVFYLFVRDWWLSGVVGWTTAAADLRSVDLATGKSDTLLSGQSVTAYAISRDEKEVAFTTTNADGQSQIWLAPLDRRTPPRLIVESADQVSFAAPGELIFRSLAEGNALARIKTDGTGLERIPTGSFLDKGDVSSDGEWVIIHSPATSDHPVLETLAVPIRGGVPRTVCRGDADICTAGWSRDGTFFYVGRLNASPSFARRTFAIPVPAGQALPDFSAGGIADLKRAVALPGVRTIEEGLISPGSDPSTYVFTKADSQRNLFRVPLH; this is translated from the coding sequence ATGAAAGAGCTGTTCGCCAGCGCGCGGGCGATGCCGGTGTCCGACCGTCAGGCCTACCTCGCCGCAGCCTGTGCGGGCGACGAGGTGCTGCGCCAGGAAGTGGAGTCGCTCCTGGCGTCGGACCAGCGCGCGAAGAGCTTCCTCGAGTCGCCCGCGGTGGTCCGGGGCGACGGCACTCCTCACCCCGCACAGTCCATGATCGAAGGCCGGCGGCTTGGTGCGTATCAGGTGCAGGCGCTGCTCGGCGCGGGCGGTATGGGGGAGGTGTATCGCGCGCGCGACACGAGGCTCCAACGGAACGTTGCCCTCAAGCTCCTGCCGCATGCGTTCACGAGCGATCCCGAGCGCCTCTCACGCTTCGAGGGCGAAGCGCGAATGCTCGCTGCGCTGAACCATCCGAACATCGGCGCGATCTACGGCTTCGAGGAAGCTGACGGCCTTCGCTTTCTGGTTCTCGAGCTCGTGGACGGCCAGACGCTCGCGGACACGCTTGCGGATGTCTCTCACCAACACGCTGGTCGCGGCCTGCCGATTCGCGACGCGTTGAGCATTGCGGGGCAAATCGCCGTGGCTCTCGATGTCGCTCACGAGAAGGGAATCATTCATCGCGATCTGAAGCCCGCCAATATCACGATCACACCGGAGGGAGTGGCGAAGGTCCTCGACTTTGGCTTGGCGAAGAGCACAGACGTTGCCTCGACACCTGACCTGGCGCAGTCGCAGACGATGCCTGCGAACCACACTGGCGCAGGCGCGGTTATGGGCACGCCCGGCTACATGAGCCCCGAACAGGCACGGGGGCAGGTCGTCGACAAACGGACCGACGTCTGGGCATTCGGATGCGTTCTCTATGAAATGCTTACCGGCTGCGCCCCTTTCAAGGGCGGCTCGGTATCGGACACCATCGCGGCTGTCCTTGAGAGCGAGCCGGAGTGGGACGCCCTGCCGCAGGAGACACCCCCCAGCGTCCGTCTGCTGCTGCAGCGATGCCTTGACAAGGATGCGAACCGGCGCCTGGGCGATCTGGGTGACGTACATTTCGATATCGACGACCTCAGGGGCGACGCCACGACGAGGCGACGCCAATCGAGCCGCACTCGCCGTGCATTTTCGGCAGCTCTCGTCACGTCGGTGCTGATCGCGGGTGGCGCGGCGAGCGTCTATTGGGTTAAACCCACGGTCGCCGTCACCACGCCCGCGGAATACATTCAGCTCACCAACTTCAGCGACTCGGCCACTGCGCCCAGCCTGTCGCCCGATGGCCGGATGGTCACGTTCAAACGCGGAGGCGACTCGTTCCTAGGGCCCGGCCAGATCTTCGTCAAGCGGCTCCCGAATGGCGAGTCGGTACAGCTGACGACGTCTCCAGGCCAAAAGTACGGACCAGTATTTACTCCGGACGGCACACGAGTCGCGTATACGAACAAGGTGTCGGGGGAGTGGGATACCTGGACTGTGCCGGTGCTCGGCGGCCAGCCGGTGCGGCTCCTACCCAACGCCTCCGGACTCACCTGGATTGCCGACCACTTGGTGCTGTTTTCCGAAATCAAGGCTGGTCTCCACATGGGGATCGTGACTGCGACCGACAGCCGGGCGGCGAGGCGCGAGATTTACATCCAGCCGGACGAGCACGCGATGGCGCACTACTCTTATCTGTCGCCCGACCGTCGATCGGTGCTCGTGGTCGAAATGACCGGCGTCCACGCGTTCACCCAGCCGTGCCGATTGGTGCCGTTCGACGGACATTCTGCTGGCCGTCCGGTTGGACCTCATGGCACCTGCCTGTCAGCGGCCTGGTCCCCAGACGGACGCTGGATGTACCTCGCCGCGGTCGTGGGAGGCACCTCGCATCTCTGGCGCCAGCGGTTTCCTGACGGTGCGCCGGAACAGATCACCTTCGGCCCGCTCGAGGAAGAAGGTGGTGCCGTGGCGCCTGACGGCCGGTCGCTCGTGACGTCGATCGGCATGCGTCGGAGCGCGGTCTGGATTCACGACCGGGCCGGCGAGCGCGCAATCGTCTCGGACGGGTATGCCTCCGCGCCTCGCCTTTCCCGAGATGGCACCCGGGTGTTCTATCTTTTTGTTCGGGACTGGTGGTTGTCGGGAGTGGTGGGTTGGACGACCGCCGCTGCCGACCTGCGATCGGTCGATCTGGCGACGGGAAAGAGCGACACTCTGCTGTCGGGACAGTCTGTCACTGCGTACGCGATTTCGCGCGACGAGAAGGAGGTGGCCTTCACGACGACGAACGCTGATGGACAATCGCAGATTTGGCTGGCGCCGCTCGACCGGCGCACCCCACCCCGCTTGATCGTCGAGAGTGCCGATCAGGTATCCTTCGCCGCGCCCGGAGAGCTGATCTTCCGCTCGCTGGCGGAGGGCAACGCGTTGGCACGGATCAAGACCGACGGCACGGGTCTCGAACGAATACCGACAGGATCGTTCCTCGACAAGGGCGATGTGTCATCCGACGGTGAGTGGGTGATCATCCACTCGCCCGCGACCAGCGATCACCCCGTACTCGAAACACTGGCCGTACCGATTCGTGGCGGAGTTCCGAGAACAGTCTGCCGCGGCGACGCGGACATCTGCACAGCAGGGTGGTCTCGGGACGGGACCTTCTTCTACGTCGGGCGCCTGAACGCCTCCCCGTCCTTCGCGCGAAGAACCTTCGCGATTCCAGTGCCAGCTGGCCAGGCGTTACCGGATTTTTCTGCTGGGGGAATCGCTGATCTCAAACGCGCGGTGGCCCTCCCCGGCGTCCGGACGATCGAGGAAGGTCTGATCTCGCCAGGATCAGACCCCTCAACCTACGTCTTCACCAAGGCAGATTCGCAGCGCAATCTCTTTCGCGTACCCCTGCACTGA
- the istB gene encoding IS21-like element helper ATPase IstB — MTLPELDAALRKLRLSGMADVLEARLRQAQQERQAPIDLLSALVGDELLRRQDRLLARRLQQARFRDADRTLDTFDFGFNRKMPQALIHDLATARFVAQREDALLLGPPGTGKSHLAQALGRAAILQGYRVIYREAHILLEEITEASVEGTRKALMLELTTVPLLIIDDLGMRKLPHTAAEDLLEVIMRRYERASTLLTSNRPVDDWGKLLGDTAAVTALLDRLLHHAHVLKCGPRSWRTKVHTDLRPEALPQ, encoded by the coding sequence ATGACGCTCCCCGAACTCGACGCCGCTCTCCGCAAGCTGCGCCTCTCCGGCATGGCCGATGTCCTCGAGGCGCGGCTGCGCCAGGCGCAACAGGAGCGCCAGGCTCCCATCGATCTGCTCTCGGCGCTGGTCGGCGACGAGCTGCTGCGCCGCCAGGATCGCTTGCTCGCGCGCCGGCTCCAGCAGGCCCGCTTCCGCGACGCCGATCGCACGCTCGACACCTTTGACTTTGGCTTCAACCGGAAGATGCCGCAGGCGCTGATCCACGACCTCGCCACCGCGCGCTTCGTCGCGCAGCGCGAGGACGCGCTCTTGCTCGGCCCGCCGGGCACCGGCAAGAGCCACCTCGCGCAAGCGCTCGGCCGCGCCGCCATCCTGCAGGGCTATCGCGTGATCTATCGCGAGGCGCACATCCTCCTCGAGGAGATCACCGAGGCGAGCGTGGAGGGCACCCGCAAGGCTCTGATGCTGGAGCTGACGACCGTCCCACTCCTGATCATCGACGACCTCGGCATGCGCAAGCTGCCGCACACGGCCGCCGAGGACCTGCTGGAGGTGATCATGCGGCGCTACGAACGTGCCTCGACACTGCTGACGTCCAATCGCCCCGTCGACGACTGGGGCAAGCTGCTGGGCGACACGGCGGCCGTCACCGCGCTGCTCGATCGGCTTCTGCACCATGCCCATGTGCTCAAGTGCGGGCCCCGCAGCTGGCGGACCAAGGTGCACACCGACTTGCGTCCGGAGGCGCTGCCGCAGTAG
- a CDS encoding carboxylesterase/lipase family protein: protein MRILSDGHDDHSRAANRVHQARHTSPAAWASATSHTARVGFGARARGGRCARNSSRTTLRASSHGAVGYTNFQSAEYPRDAAAFDQLRKDIAGLARRYNRAMTQPRAAVLLLCSLLACLHPGSSGRLDAQAVDAGPKVATRSGTLRGTRLEGGVHRFTGIPYAAPPVGARRWLPPALVASWRGVRPARAFGDRCIQPESPDLQLRSPSASEDCLFVNVWTPVPRTGHLPVLVYIHGGGFSAGDGSEPRHDGAALARQGLVVVTVNYRLGVFGFLAHPELSRESKYGGSGNYGLLDQIAALQWVRDNIAGFGGDPTRVTVAGPSAGSESVSGLLASPLASRLLSGAILSSGALVTPANTVPRPLAASEGFGAEFLSAANSDLKALRRMPAAALLELSTAFTVTRRARFPLVLDGHVFPHAPEDAFARGLQAKVPLLLGWNSREQDERAVLGRDPATPEAFERAVLRLFPSHAETIRGLYHAGTAEETRLAARDLATDRFMGFPMWKLADLHVRTSGQPVYRYVFDHARPRPPGAAVYAAAPGASHGEEIEYAMGTLASVPGIEWSDADQSVVRLMTDAFASFAKTGKPNVGLSWAPTTLREWPVLYVGAPARVVQDPHRLRYATLDSIWFRPPPP from the coding sequence ATGCGGATCTTGAGCGACGGTCACGACGACCATAGCCGCGCAGCCAATCGAGTTCACCAGGCGCGTCACACGAGCCCGGCGGCGTGGGCAAGCGCGACATCTCACACTGCTCGCGTGGGTTTCGGTGCTCGCGCACGCGGTGGCCGTTGCGCGCGCAACAGCAGCCGTACGACTCTTCGCGCTAGTAGCCACGGCGCCGTTGGCTACACTAACTTCCAGTCAGCCGAGTACCCTAGAGACGCTGCAGCGTTTGATCAACTGCGCAAAGACATAGCGGGCTTGGCGCGCCGCTATAATCGCGCCATGACACAGCCGCGTGCTGCGGTACTGCTTCTTTGTTCGCTGCTTGCGTGTCTACACCCCGGCTCCTCAGGTCGACTGGATGCACAGGCTGTTGATGCGGGGCCAAAGGTGGCGACCAGGAGCGGCACGCTCCGTGGAACGAGGCTCGAAGGTGGAGTCCATCGCTTCACTGGCATCCCTTACGCTGCCCCGCCGGTTGGTGCGCGACGATGGCTGCCTCCTGCGCTGGTCGCCTCCTGGCGTGGAGTCCGACCCGCAAGGGCATTCGGAGACCGTTGCATACAGCCAGAGAGCCCCGATCTTCAGTTGCGCTCGCCGAGCGCCAGCGAAGACTGCCTGTTTGTCAACGTGTGGACGCCAGTCCCCCGTACAGGCCATCTGCCAGTGCTCGTCTACATACATGGCGGTGGCTTCAGCGCAGGCGATGGCTCAGAGCCGCGCCATGACGGCGCGGCGTTGGCTCGCCAAGGTCTCGTCGTCGTTACGGTGAACTACCGGCTCGGGGTGTTCGGCTTTCTGGCACATCCGGAACTGTCACGTGAGTCGAAGTACGGTGGTTCTGGAAATTACGGGCTGCTCGATCAGATCGCGGCGCTCCAGTGGGTCCGTGACAACATCGCTGGGTTCGGCGGGGACCCGACGCGGGTGACCGTCGCTGGGCCCTCGGCCGGCAGCGAATCGGTTAGTGGACTGCTCGCCTCGCCCCTGGCCTCGCGGCTGCTGTCCGGCGCTATTCTGTCAAGCGGCGCGCTGGTCACTCCGGCCAACACGGTGCCACGTCCGCTCGCGGCGTCTGAAGGCTTCGGCGCGGAGTTCCTCTCGGCAGCGAACAGCGATCTCAAGGCGCTGCGGAGAATGCCGGCAGCCGCGTTGCTCGAGTTGAGTACGGCGTTCACGGTCACGCGTCGCGCGCGCTTCCCTTTGGTGCTGGACGGGCACGTCTTCCCGCATGCTCCTGAGGACGCGTTCGCACGTGGTCTGCAGGCGAAGGTGCCGCTGCTGCTTGGGTGGAATTCACGGGAGCAGGATGAGCGCGCCGTGCTCGGACGTGACCCGGCAACGCCCGAGGCGTTCGAGCGTGCCGTCCTGCGGCTGTTTCCGTCACATGCGGAGACGATACGGGGACTCTACCACGCCGGGACGGCTGAGGAGACCCGCCTGGCCGCACGCGATCTGGCGACCGACCGGTTCATGGGGTTCCCCATGTGGAAGCTGGCCGACCTGCACGTCCGCACGTCGGGCCAGCCTGTGTACCGCTACGTGTTTGATCATGCGCGCCCGAGGCCGCCAGGTGCCGCGGTATACGCGGCGGCGCCCGGCGCGTCACATGGTGAAGAAATCGAGTACGCCATGGGCACGCTTGCATCGGTGCCTGGGATTGAGTGGTCAGACGCGGACCAATCGGTGGTCCGTCTCATGACGGACGCCTTCGCCTCCTTCGCCAAGACCGGGAAGCCGAATGTGGGTCTGTCCTGGGCGCCAACAACGCTGCGGGAGTGGCCTGTGCTTTATGTGGGCGCTCCCGCTCGCGTTGTCCAGGACCCGCACCGTCTGAGGTATGCGACGCTTGACAGCATCTGGTTCCGTCCTCCACCGCCTTGA
- a CDS encoding sigma-70 family RNA polymerase sigma factor, with translation MHDVTDLLLSWRQGDAAALDRLVPLVYDELRRVARRHLRGESPGHAFQATALVHEVYLRLVDVDRMALTNRAHFFGVAATLMRQILVDHARRQRADKRGGRVTVLTLDEALPAAWTSSVDVLALDEALDALSAIDVRQCRVVELRFFTGLTIDEAATALGISPSTVEREWALAKAWLFRRLSAST, from the coding sequence GTGCACGATGTAACGGACCTGCTCCTGTCCTGGCGCCAGGGAGACGCGGCGGCGCTCGACCGCCTGGTCCCGCTCGTCTACGACGAATTGCGCCGGGTGGCGCGCCGCCATCTTCGCGGCGAGTCTCCGGGGCACGCCTTTCAGGCGACAGCACTCGTTCACGAGGTTTACCTTCGACTGGTCGATGTCGATCGCATGGCACTGACGAACCGGGCGCACTTCTTCGGCGTGGCGGCCACGTTGATGCGCCAGATCCTCGTCGATCATGCTCGCCGGCAACGCGCCGACAAGCGCGGAGGCCGTGTGACGGTGCTCACTCTGGACGAAGCGTTGCCCGCCGCGTGGACATCGAGCGTGGACGTGCTGGCACTCGACGAGGCGCTCGATGCGTTGTCCGCGATCGATGTCCGGCAGTGCCGGGTCGTGGAACTGCGATTCTTCACGGGGCTCACGATCGACGAAGCGGCTACAGCGCTCGGCATATCGCCATCTACAGTGGAGCGCGAGTGGGCGTTGGCGAAAGCCTGGCTCTTTCGGCGATTGTCGGCATCCACATAA
- a CDS encoding Ig-like domain repeat protein — translation MIRDDAEQAAGALPGYSVVRPRGMSADGRFLVIESGRTLVADDSNGAYDVFVRDRQTGALQRVSVATDGAEGNSHSTSPSISADGRHVVFQSLASNLDPTDTNGVDDLYIRDLDSGVTSLVTVGPSGERLTCNCAPLPVARLSGDGRFVLFSADFHGGGGSLLWLRDRDADQNGVFDEPGSVTTTGIDASSIDGDHLAWIDAVAISNDARYAAFSASAVDENYASLGVRMYLYDRALGTSVRVDRPLPGMGDGIARSLAPDFSDNAQLAYTSTAPHLVADDADAFADVFVYNIATATHARLQLTHRSAAFTDAYGTALSADGRFVAFTGYENDGAGIERWNVFAIDRDLHASFDIAVGTDGSLDDTASGASMSADGSAIAFNGGTHILQEGSPIGGVFVATTVSITSSEAEVPMEGGSVPVEVVVPAGTFWKAMLVTGTSSDYITYSTYSGIGPGTLDVEIPFNYWGESTTYQLWLGSEVLSFEQRVRPIVGWLSPDWGATTGGTPFQISGSSFQAGAIVTFDGIPATDIVTGEDGTTLYGVSPPHYATSVRVVVTNADGAASLDEVWFYYYDETPPVITATVTGSLGSNGWYTSDVAVQWSVVETDSELVGEPCASGTLTADVTSRVFDCSASSGGGGSTEQVVLRRDATRPSIGIAQPQALSYMQGQVVAIDFSCSDVTSGVATCTASQAGHLDTSMLGTFSFVVTAVDHAGNTTQSSVSYSVHGKVDTSLSLSSSPNPSKPNQDVTLTATVSGRAPDGGAPTGLVELRVNGVPVGSAPLVNGVASGTVEFKKGTYSLTATYVGDASFKSSSGTVLHHTK, via the coding sequence GTGATTCGGGACGATGCCGAGCAGGCCGCCGGCGCACTCCCGGGCTACAGCGTCGTGCGGCCCCGCGGCATGAGCGCCGATGGTCGGTTCCTGGTCATCGAATCGGGCCGGACCCTCGTCGCCGATGACAGCAACGGCGCCTACGACGTCTTCGTCCGCGATCGACAGACCGGCGCGCTGCAGCGCGTGAGCGTCGCGACCGATGGTGCCGAGGGCAACTCGCACAGCACATCCCCGTCGATATCGGCCGACGGGCGTCATGTCGTATTCCAGTCGCTGGCCTCCAATCTGGACCCAACCGACACGAACGGCGTCGACGATCTGTATATCCGCGATCTCGACAGTGGAGTGACGTCGCTGGTCACCGTCGGACCGTCCGGCGAGCGCCTGACCTGTAACTGCGCGCCGCTACCAGTGGCACGCCTGAGTGGTGATGGTCGCTTCGTGCTGTTCTCGGCCGACTTCCATGGAGGCGGCGGATCGCTGCTGTGGCTACGCGATCGGGATGCAGACCAGAACGGCGTGTTCGACGAGCCCGGCAGCGTCACGACGACGGGAATCGATGCGAGCAGCATCGACGGCGATCACCTGGCATGGATCGACGCCGTCGCGATCTCGAACGATGCGAGGTATGCCGCGTTCTCGGCCAGCGCGGTCGACGAGAACTACGCCTCGCTCGGCGTCCGCATGTACCTCTATGACCGCGCGCTGGGAACCTCCGTGCGCGTTGATCGCCCCCTGCCGGGCATGGGCGACGGGATCGCCCGCAGCCTCGCGCCAGATTTCAGCGACAACGCACAGCTCGCCTACACCAGCACCGCGCCGCACCTCGTTGCCGATGACGCCGATGCCTTCGCCGACGTATTCGTCTACAACATTGCGACGGCGACCCATGCGCGGCTGCAGCTCACCCACAGGAGCGCCGCCTTCACCGACGCATACGGCACGGCGCTGAGCGCGGATGGCCGCTTCGTCGCGTTCACGGGCTACGAGAACGACGGGGCCGGGATCGAGCGATGGAACGTCTTTGCCATCGACCGCGATCTCCACGCCTCATTCGACATCGCCGTGGGCACTGATGGCTCACTCGACGACACCGCCAGCGGCGCGTCGATGAGCGCGGATGGGAGCGCGATCGCGTTCAACGGCGGCACGCACATCCTTCAGGAAGGCAGTCCCATTGGCGGCGTGTTCGTGGCCACGACAGTCTCGATCACCTCGAGCGAAGCCGAGGTACCGATGGAAGGCGGCTCCGTGCCGGTTGAAGTGGTCGTGCCGGCCGGCACCTTCTGGAAAGCGATGCTGGTCACCGGCACGAGCAGCGACTACATCACGTACTCGACCTACAGCGGCATCGGTCCAGGCACGCTGGATGTCGAGATCCCTTTCAACTACTGGGGTGAGTCGACGACCTACCAGCTGTGGCTCGGATCCGAAGTGCTCAGCTTCGAGCAGCGCGTGCGACCCATCGTGGGTTGGCTCAGCCCCGACTGGGGTGCCACGACCGGCGGCACACCGTTCCAGATCTCCGGCTCCAGCTTCCAGGCTGGGGCGATCGTGACATTCGATGGGATTCCCGCGACCGACATCGTCACAGGGGAAGATGGGACCACGCTCTACGGCGTCTCACCGCCGCACTATGCCACCAGCGTCAGGGTGGTCGTCACCAATGCGGACGGCGCGGCAAGCCTCGACGAGGTGTGGTTCTACTACTACGATGAGACCCCTCCTGTCATCACGGCCACCGTCACAGGGTCGCTTGGCTCCAATGGCTGGTACACCTCCGATGTCGCGGTGCAGTGGAGCGTCGTCGAGACGGACTCCGAGCTCGTCGGAGAGCCATGCGCCAGTGGCACGCTCACCGCCGACGTCACGTCGCGTGTCTTCGATTGCTCTGCGAGCAGCGGCGGTGGCGGGTCCACCGAACAGGTCGTGCTGAGGCGGGACGCGACGCGGCCGTCGATCGGCATCGCGCAGCCGCAGGCCCTGAGCTACATGCAAGGACAGGTCGTGGCGATCGACTTCAGCTGCAGCGATGTCACGTCCGGGGTCGCGACCTGCACCGCCAGCCAGGCCGGGCACCTGGATACGTCGATGCTCGGAACGTTCTCGTTCGTCGTGACGGCGGTCGATCACGCGGGCAACACGACCCAGTCGTCGGTCAGCTACTCGGTACACGGGAAGGTGGATACGTCGCTCTCGTTATCGTCGTCACCAAATCCATCGAAGCCGAATCAGGACGTGACTCTGACGGCGACAGTATCGGGCCGAGCGCCTGACGGCGGTGCCCCAACTGGCTTGGTCGAACTCCGTGTCAACGGCGTGCCCGTCGGATCCGCCCCGCTCGTGAACGGTGTAGCGAGCGGGACGGTGGAGTTCAAGAAGGGGACCTACTCGCTCACGGCCACGTATGTGGGTGACGCTAGCTTCAAGAGCAGCAGTGGAACGGTGCTGCACCACACTAAATAG
- the istA gene encoding IS21 family transposase, which translates to MGNVLDASKQQQVVALGRLGWSLRRIEHATGVRRETIGDYLRAAGVPVRGRGRPRSGVMATVEAAAGAATSETTAKPAISSTGVSTDSPPARAPSASACVAYRDLITEALGRGRNARAIWQDLVDDHGFAAGYASVRRFVRQVRGASTPAARVVIVTAPGEEAQVDYGEGPMVRPPGGGKYRRTRLFVLTLGYSRKTVYLLTWQSNAQIWATLHEQAFRRLGGAPRVLVLDNLREGVLTPDVYDPTINPLYRDVLTHYGVTALPCRVRDPDRKGKVERSVGHAKQTPLKGQRFESLEAAQAYLDRWTAHWADTRIHGTTKRQVAVMFAEEQPVLQALPVTPFRYYRYGTRTVHLDGCVEVEAAYYSAPPGWIGQRVQVHWTDGIVRLLTLDGQLLREHVRGPRGHHRIAQADRPAKTPASTLALLARARRIGVALHTICMHIHTHEGAAGTRRILGALALAKRYGPVVLDDAAKAALELRVPTYRFLRRYLERHPPLTLRQVDPLIRQLTVYRDLIDRTTGDPT; encoded by the coding sequence ATGGGGAACGTCTTGGACGCAAGCAAGCAGCAGCAAGTGGTGGCGCTGGGGCGCCTGGGCTGGTCGTTGCGGCGCATCGAGCACGCGACCGGCGTGCGCCGCGAGACCATTGGCGACTACCTGCGCGCCGCCGGCGTGCCGGTGCGCGGCCGCGGCCGCCCGCGCAGCGGCGTGATGGCCACGGTGGAGGCCGCGGCGGGCGCCGCGACCAGCGAAACGACGGCAAAGCCGGCCATTTCCTCGACCGGGGTGTCCACCGACTCACCGCCGGCGCGGGCGCCGAGCGCGAGTGCCTGTGTCGCGTACCGCGACCTGATCACCGAGGCGCTCGGGCGCGGCCGCAATGCGCGCGCCATCTGGCAGGACCTGGTCGACGATCACGGCTTCGCGGCCGGCTACGCCAGCGTGCGTCGCTTCGTGCGGCAGGTGCGCGGTGCGTCGACGCCCGCGGCGCGCGTCGTGATCGTCACGGCGCCGGGCGAGGAAGCGCAGGTCGACTACGGCGAGGGACCGATGGTGCGCCCGCCCGGCGGCGGTAAGTACCGGCGCACGCGCCTGTTTGTGCTGACGCTCGGCTACTCGCGCAAGACGGTGTACCTGCTCACGTGGCAGTCGAACGCGCAAATCTGGGCCACGCTCCACGAGCAGGCGTTTCGTCGCCTGGGCGGGGCGCCGCGCGTGCTCGTGCTCGACAACCTGCGCGAAGGCGTCCTCACGCCCGACGTCTACGACCCGACGATCAACCCGCTGTATCGCGATGTGCTGACGCACTACGGCGTGACGGCGCTGCCGTGCCGCGTTCGCGATCCCGATCGCAAGGGCAAGGTCGAGCGCAGTGTCGGGCACGCCAAGCAGACGCCGCTCAAGGGGCAGCGCTTCGAGTCGCTCGAAGCCGCCCAGGCGTATCTCGATCGGTGGACGGCGCACTGGGCCGACACGCGCATCCATGGCACCACGAAGCGGCAGGTCGCTGTCATGTTTGCCGAGGAGCAGCCCGTACTGCAGGCGCTCCCCGTCACGCCGTTTCGCTATTACCGGTACGGCACGCGCACCGTCCATCTCGATGGCTGCGTCGAGGTGGAGGCCGCCTACTACTCGGCCCCGCCAGGCTGGATCGGCCAGCGCGTGCAGGTGCACTGGACCGACGGGATCGTGCGGCTGCTCACGCTCGACGGGCAGCTGCTCCGTGAGCATGTCCGCGGGCCGCGCGGGCATCACCGCATCGCCCAGGCCGATCGGCCCGCGAAGACGCCGGCCTCCACGCTGGCCCTGCTGGCGCGGGCGCGACGCATCGGCGTCGCGCTGCACACGATCTGCATGCACATCCACACGCACGAGGGGGCGGCCGGCACGCGACGCATCCTCGGCGCCCTCGCGCTCGCGAAGCGGTACGGGCCGGTCGTGCTCGACGACGCCGCCAAGGCGGCGCTCGAGCTGCGCGTGCCCACGTATCGCTTCCTCCGTCGCTATCTCGAACGGCATCCGCCGCTGACGCTCCGGCAAGTCGATCCCCTCATCCGCCAACTCACCGTGTATCGCGATCTCATCGATCGCACGACAGGAGACCCGACATGA